From a region of the Branchiostoma floridae strain S238N-H82 chromosome 13, Bfl_VNyyK, whole genome shotgun sequence genome:
- the LOC118429777 gene encoding serine/threonine-protein phosphatase CPPED1-like encodes MASSGDPEFVKRAKNHQFEGLTKDVEGEWQGPFVFIQAADTQYGMINDWEGRGDGNEWEEEMALTKKAIQAANTMEPRPKFFIVCGDLVHAWPGGKYREEQERDLKATFTDLRSDVPLVCVCGNHDVGNSPTRESILKYRDSWGDDYFSFWVGGVKFLVINSSYYPSNYSDPSVVGELKQEHDDWLDAELEEAKSSNCKHLVIFQHIPWFLKSVDEDNEYFNIDRDVRKTMLAKFKEAGVRTIFCGHYHRNAGAFYDNMEHVITSAIGCQLGKDKSGLRVVKVTEDAVAHQYYDMDSIPQKVDF; translated from the exons ATGGCGTCTTCCGGAGATCCCGAATTCGTGAAGAGGGCTAAAAACCACCAGTTTGAAGGTTTAACCAAAG ATGTGGAGGGAGAGTGGCAGGGCCCGTTTGTGTTCATCCAGGCAGCTGACACTCAGTATGGCATGATCAATGactgggaggggaggggggatgggAACGAGTGGGAGGAGGAGATGGCACTCACCAAGAAGGCCATCCAGGCGGCCAACACCATGGAGCCACGCCCCAAGTTCTTCATCGTGTGTGGGGATCTGGTACACGCCTGGCCAG GTGGAAAATATCGCGAGGAACAAGAACGGGATCTCAAGGCGACCTTCACGGACCTGAGATCAGACGTCCCCCTGGTCTGTGTGTGCGGGAACCACGACGTCGGGAACAGCCCTACGCGGGAGTCCATCTTGAAGTACCGCGACAGTTGGGGCGACGACTACTTCAGCTTCTGGGTGGGCGGGGTCAAGTTTCTGGTCATCAACTCCTCCTACTACCCCTCCAACTACTCGGACCCCTCGGTGGTGGGTGAACTCAAACAGGAGCATGACGATTGGTTGGATGCGGAGTTGGAAGAGGCGAAGAGTTCCAACTGCAAGCATCTCGTGATATTCCAGCACATTCCCTGGTTCCTGAAGTCTGTTGACGAGGACAACGAATACTTCAACATTGATCGGGATGTTCGGAAGACCATGTTGGCAAAGTTTAAGGAAGCGG GTGTTAGAACCATCTTCTGTGGGCACTATCATCGCAACGCCGGAGCGTTCTACGACAACATGGAACATGTCATCACTTCTGCCATTGGCTGCCAGCTGGGAAAGGACAAGTCCGGGCTACGAGTTGTGAAAGTGACAGAAGACGCAGTCGCACACCAGTATTACGACATGGACAGCATTCCTCAAAAGGTGGATTTCTGA